The following coding sequences lie in one Euhalothece natronophila Z-M001 genomic window:
- the larE gene encoding ATP-dependent sacrificial sulfur transferase LarE, whose product MEKLSQLKTLFQEMEKALIAYSGGIDSTLIAKVAYDVLGDKALAVTAVSPSLLPEELDEAQEQAKTIGIPHELISTHEMDNPNYTSNPVNRCYFCKSELHDTLKPLAIAKGYPYVVDGVNADDLQDYRPGIQAAKERGARSLLAEVGITKAEVREISQQLHLPWWDKPSQPCLSSRFPYGEEITVAKLQRVGRAEVYLRQLGWTNIRVRSQGETARIEVSPHQIKHFVNEINLEVLTEKFQELGFLFVTLDLEGYKSGKLNRGI is encoded by the coding sequence ATGGAGAAACTTAGTCAATTAAAAACGCTATTTCAAGAAATGGAGAAAGCCTTGATTGCCTATTCTGGGGGCATTGATAGCACGCTCATAGCAAAAGTTGCCTATGATGTTTTAGGAGATAAGGCGTTAGCTGTTACTGCGGTTTCTCCTTCTCTGCTTCCTGAAGAATTAGACGAAGCCCAAGAACAAGCGAAGACAATCGGCATTCCCCATGAACTGATTTCTACCCATGAAATGGATAATCCCAACTATACCTCAAATCCTGTTAATCGTTGCTACTTTTGTAAAAGTGAATTGCACGATACTCTCAAACCGCTCGCGATAGCAAAAGGATATCCTTATGTGGTGGATGGAGTCAATGCTGATGATTTACAAGATTATCGTCCTGGCATTCAAGCGGCAAAAGAACGGGGAGCGCGATCGCTGTTAGCTGAAGTAGGAATTACCAAGGCAGAAGTTAGAGAAATCTCCCAACAACTCCATCTGCCTTGGTGGGATAAGCCATCTCAACCCTGTTTAAGTTCCCGTTTTCCCTATGGAGAAGAAATTACAGTGGCAAAATTACAACGGGTGGGGAGAGCCGAAGTTTATCTCCGCCAGTTGGGATGGACAAATATCCGTGTGCGATCACAAGGTGAGACAGCTCGCATTGAAGTTTCTCCCCACCAGATTAAACACTTTGTTAACGAAATTAATTTAGAGGTGTTAACAGAGAAGTTTCAGGAGTTAGGATTTTTGTTTGTCACCCTTGATTTAGAAGGCTACAAAAGTGGCAAACTCAATCGAGGGATTTAG